The Apus apus isolate bApuApu2 chromosome 20, bApuApu2.pri.cur, whole genome shotgun sequence genome includes a region encoding these proteins:
- the ARHGEF16 gene encoding rho guanine nucleotide exchange factor 16, whose translation MSRSPPGSSVDDKTLLLEYRCHPLQPEPPSPTCPPGKRSSTTVPDTTSLSAMGPLPEPRRIVLSTDSPAALKVGTQQLIPKSLAVSTKTKNNPSQHQSFGAARPSHAPLGPELKRAAVPSEEEVEEDGGGTLKRNLRNMSYRAAMKGLGTELELVPSLKPVSEEGSPLAGPSRSKRTFGRRRVQKRGGSFKDQPRLYQEIRERGLNSVSHESDEDLPGESIPEEHSPPNTAIVVQSYRQAQVTWSQLPEVLEAGILRWISPEERKRQEAMFEIITSEYSYMHSLSILVGHFMKSEELKETMTQTEHHHLFSNISDILTVSTSFFGDLEKRHQENLLIPDISDIVEEHASNHFNPYISYCSNEVYQQRTLQKLLNTNPLFKETLKQIERKPACGGLPMLSFLILPMQRVTRLPLLLDTVCQKTKAGTAVYGAATRALKAISKLVKNCNEGARAMERTEQMYTLQKQLEFGKKKPFPLISASRWLLKRGELHLLLSEEAGIFRRGAGRLCHLFLFNDVLIITKKKSEESYIVMNYATLDQVTVEKIENVDPPSPPPGKSGHLLRVVMEKDSEGRREEIVLSAETLSDRARWIAALMHREKEKPDTTPRGDLSQVEITRAYLAKQADELSLQQADVVLVLAEEDGWCWGERLRDGERGWFPQSCARQITSRSAVEGNVRRMERLRLETDV comes from the exons ATGTCTCGGAGCCCCCCGGGCAGTTCCGTGGATGACAAGACCCTTCTCCTGGAGTACAGATGTCACccgctgcagccagagcccccCAGCCCGACGTGTCCCCCCGGGAAGCGCAGCTCCACCACGGTGCCCGACACCACTTCACTCTCAGCAATGGGCCCCTTGCCCGAGCCGCGCCGCATCGTCCTCAGCACGGACAGCCCGGCCGCGCTGAAGGTGGGAACCCAGCAGCTGATCCCCAAAAGCTTGGCTGTCTCCACCAAGACCAAGAACAATCCTTCCCAGCACCAGAGCTTTGGAGCAGCCAGGCCGAGCCACGCGCCCCTGGGCCCTGAGCTGAAGCGGGCAGCTGTCCCCAGcgaggaggaggtggaggaggatgGTGGGGGGACCCTCAAGCGCAACCTGAGGAACATGTCCTACCGTGCTGCCATGAAGGGCCTGGgcacagagctggagctggtcCCCTCGCTGAAACCTGTGTCAGAGGAGGGCAGCCCCCTGGCTGGCCCCAGCAGGAGCAAG AGGACCTTTGGGCGGAGGCGGGTGCAGAAGCGTGGCGGCTCCTTCAAGGACC AGCCCCGGCTGTACCAGGAAATCCGTGAGAGAGGTCTGAACTCTGTCAGCCATGAGTCAGACGAGGATTTGCCAGGGGAATCCATCCCAGAAGAGCACTCCCCTCCAAACACTGCTATCGTGGTGCAGAGCTACCGCCAGGCGCAGGTGACCTGGAGCCAGCTGCCAGAG GTGCTGGAAGCCGGGATCCTGAGGTGGATATCCCCCGAGGAGCGCAAGCGGCAGGAG gcaatgTTTGAGATCATCACTTCTGAGTACTCCTACATGCACAGCCTGAGCATCCTGGTGGGCCACTTCATGAAGTCGGAGGAGCTGAAGGAGACCATGACTCAGACGGAGCACCACCACCTCTTCTCCAACATCAGTGACATCCTGACAGTCAGCACCAG CTTCTTTGGAGACCTAGAGAAGAGGCACCAGGAAAACCTCCTAATTCCTGACATCAGTGACATAGTGGAAGAACACGCCTCGAACCACTTCAATCCTTACATCAGCTACTGCTCCAACGAAGTCTACCAGCAGAGGACTCTCCAGAAGCTGCT AAACACAAACCCCTTATTTAAAGAGACCTTGAAACAAATTGAAAGGAAACCAGCCTGTGGAGGCCTGCCAATGCTATCATTTCTGATTCTCCCTATGCAGAGGGTGACACGGCTTCCTCTGCTCTTAGAT ACTGtctgtcagaaaacaaaagcaggcaCTGCAGTGTACGGAGCTGCCACCAGAGCTCTGAAAGCCATCAGCAAG CTGGTGAAGAACTGCAACGAGGGAGCTCGTGCTATGGAGAGGACAGAGCAGATGTACACCCTGCAGAAACAGCTggaatttggaaagaaaaag CCTTTCCCGCTGATCTCTGCGTCGCGCTGGCTGCTGAAGCGGGGGGAGCTGCACCTGCTGCTCTCAGAAGAGGCCGGGATCTTCCGCCGCGGCGCCGGCAGGCTCTGCCACCTCTTCTTGTTCAACGACGTCCTGATCATCACCAAGAAGAAGAG TGAGGAGAGCTACATCGTGATGAACTATGCCACGCTGGACCAGGTCACTGTGGAGAAGATTGAGAATGTGGACccaccttcccctcctcctgggAAGAGTGGGCACCTGCTCCGGGTGGTGATGGAGAAGGACAGTGAGGGCAGGCGGGAGGAGATCGTGCTGTCGGCAGAGACGCT GAGTGACCGGGCCCGCTGGATTGCTGCACTGATgcacagagaaaaggagaagccTGACACCACTCCCAGAGGAG ACCTGAGCCAGGTGGAGATCACCCGTGCGTACCTGGCCAAGCAGGCGGACgagctgtccctgcagcaggctgACGTGGTCCTGGTGCTGGCTGAGGAGGATG GCTGGTGCTGGGGCGAGAGGCTGCGGGATGGCGAGCGGGGCTGGTTCCCCCAGAGCTGTGCCCGGCAGATCACCAGCCGCTCCGCCGTGGAGGGCAACGTGCGCCGGATGGAGCGGCTGCGCCTGGAGACCGACGTGTAG